In Dysgonomonadaceae bacterium zrk40, one genomic interval encodes:
- a CDS encoding RNA polymerase sigma factor translates to MNENQRVQQVLSGTTSAFAYFVETYQDLAITIAYRICGNMQDAEDVVQESYVKAYRNLHTFRSESKFSTWLYRIVYNTAVTHSKTRIWTGLNETEIEHATYLTDHGADARLAERERREVVTDVLERMPKGDALLLTLYYMEDHPVKEIASITGLNEPNVKVKLFRARKMFKELMTATYSTEEIGYR, encoded by the coding sequence ATGAACGAGAATCAGCGTGTGCAGCAAGTGCTCTCTGGCACCACTTCCGCGTTCGCATATTTTGTCGAGACTTATCAGGATTTGGCGATCACCATCGCCTACCGGATATGCGGCAATATGCAGGATGCGGAAGATGTGGTGCAGGAGAGTTATGTGAAAGCCTACCGCAACCTGCACACCTTCCGTTCGGAGAGCAAGTTCTCCACCTGGCTCTACCGCATTGTCTACAACACGGCGGTAACCCATTCCAAAACACGCATCTGGACAGGGTTGAACGAGACAGAGATAGAGCATGCAACATATCTGACAGATCATGGGGCTGATGCCAGACTGGCGGAGAGAGAACGCAGGGAGGTGGTGACGGATGTACTGGAGCGAATGCCAAAGGGAGACGCATTGCTGCTGACATTGTATTATATGGAGGATCATCCGGTCAAGGAGATTGCTTCGATCACGGGGCTGAATGAGCCCAACGTAAAGGTAAAACTCTTCCGGGCACGGAAGATGTTTAAGGAACTGATGACCGCGACTTACAGTACGGAAGAGATTGGTTACCGCTAA
- the mscL gene encoding large-conductance mechanosensitive channel protein MscL, translated as MSFKSELKEFLMRGSVVDMAVGIVIGGAFGKIVTSFVNDILMPPVALAVGDTKFTELKVVLKEAVMQGEEILTPAITWNYGSFIQAVIDFLIIGISIFFVIKAMNNMKRKKEEAPAPEAPPAPTKEEILLTEIRDLLKKD; from the coding sequence ATGTCATTCAAATCAGAACTGAAAGAATTTCTCATGCGCGGCAGCGTCGTAGACATGGCCGTGGGTATTGTGATTGGTGGTGCATTCGGCAAGATTGTCACCTCGTTCGTAAACGACATCCTGATGCCACCCGTCGCCCTGGCAGTGGGTGACACAAAGTTCACCGAATTGAAAGTGGTGCTAAAAGAGGCAGTAATGCAGGGTGAGGAGATCCTCACACCGGCCATCACCTGGAACTACGGATCCTTCATCCAGGCTGTCATTGACTTCCTGATCATCGGCATTTCCATCTTCTTCGTGATCAAGGCAATGAACAACATGAAGCGCAAAAAAGAGGAAGCACCGGCTCCCGAAGCACCGCCCGCACCTACCAAGGAGGAAATACTGTTGACCGAAATCCGTGATCTGCTGAAAAAAGATTAA
- a CDS encoding TIGR03915 family putative DNA repair protein, translating to MVLFLYDKTFEGLLSCIFFAYAQKRFPDMILSATDQQPLFADERYVVDTDKEKASRVWSSLEKKLSKIARKMMMSVWISGLPETEMLLFRYIRKNLDHPQGVELNFGDADVLRVKEIAQQISREAHRIVQFVRFQETADGIWFAPIAPRYNMLPVVVNHFRSRYATQPWILYDTTRNRGLYWDTHTVEEVSFSPADLAELRLGKLEGEKQSDDEQLFQQIWREYFRSITIRERLNLKLQQQHMPKKYWKYLTELQQ from the coding sequence ATGGTCCTTTTCCTCTACGACAAGACCTTTGAGGGGTTGCTCTCCTGCATCTTCTTCGCCTACGCCCAGAAGCGTTTTCCCGACATGATTCTCTCCGCTACTGATCAGCAGCCACTCTTCGCTGACGAACGATACGTGGTGGATACCGATAAGGAGAAGGCATCACGGGTATGGAGCAGCCTGGAAAAAAAGCTATCGAAGATTGCCCGCAAGATGATGATGAGCGTTTGGATCTCCGGATTACCCGAGACGGAGATGCTCCTGTTCAGATACATCCGCAAGAATTTAGACCATCCGCAGGGGGTCGAGCTCAACTTCGGAGATGCCGATGTGTTACGGGTAAAGGAGATTGCACAACAGATCTCCCGCGAGGCACACCGTATCGTGCAGTTTGTCCGCTTTCAGGAGACCGCCGACGGCATCTGGTTCGCACCCATCGCACCCCGTTATAACATGCTGCCGGTAGTGGTGAATCACTTCCGCAGCCGCTATGCCACGCAGCCCTGGATTCTCTACGATACCACACGAAACAGGGGTCTCTACTGGGACACCCACACCGTGGAGGAGGTCTCCTTTTCGCCTGCCGATCTGGCAGAATTGCGCTTAGGGAAACTGGAAGGGGAGAAACAGTCGGATGACGAACAGCTCTTTCAACAGATCTGGAGGGAGTATTTTCGCAGCATCACCATCCGGGAACGGCTAAATCTGAAACTACAGCAACAGCACATGCCTAAAAAATACTGGAAGTATCTAACGGAGCTGCAGCAGTAA
- a CDS encoding putative DNA modification/repair radical SAM protein — protein MNEKILEKLSILADAAKYDVSCASSGTSRPAVKGGIGTTTGWGICHSFTPDGRCISLFKILLTNHCIYDCAYCTNRRSNDVKRTAFTPRELAELTIAFYQRNYIEGLFLSSGVIRNPDYTMEQMLRVVKLLRDEYRFNGYIHMKAIPGASDELIAQAGRYADRMSVNLEIPSEENLKLLAPEKSYSEVFAPMRFIQQGMLESAEERKKFRSAPRFVPAGQSTQLIIGATPDSDRQILTLASALYRRPSFKRVYYSGYIPVNRGDSRLPALAAPPLVRENRLYQADWLMRFYAFNASEIVNETHPDLDLDVDPKMGWALRHPEFFPVDVNTAPYEMILRVPGIGVKSAKLIVVSRRYGRLSIPQLKKIGVVMKRAQYFIVNRELPMQTVNELTPQYVRRQVTQKQKNRAAALLQYPIEWGE, from the coding sequence ATGAATGAGAAGATACTGGAGAAGCTGAGCATCCTGGCAGATGCTGCCAAGTACGACGTCTCCTGTGCGTCGAGCGGCACCTCACGTCCTGCCGTGAAAGGCGGTATCGGCACAACAACAGGGTGGGGCATCTGTCACAGCTTCACTCCCGACGGGCGTTGCATCTCACTCTTCAAGATTTTGCTCACCAACCACTGCATCTACGACTGTGCCTACTGCACCAACCGTCGCAGCAACGATGTGAAGCGTACCGCCTTTACTCCGCGCGAGCTTGCAGAGCTCACCATCGCCTTTTACCAGCGCAACTATATTGAAGGTCTCTTCCTCAGCTCGGGTGTGATCCGCAACCCCGATTACACCATGGAGCAGATGCTGAGGGTGGTGAAGCTGCTGCGCGATGAATACCGCTTCAACGGCTACATCCACATGAAAGCCATTCCGGGAGCTAGCGATGAGCTGATTGCACAGGCGGGTCGCTATGCCGACCGTATGAGTGTCAACCTGGAGATCCCCTCGGAGGAGAATTTGAAGTTGTTGGCCCCGGAGAAGAGCTACAGTGAAGTGTTTGCCCCCATGCGCTTCATACAACAGGGGATGCTTGAGAGTGCCGAGGAGCGAAAGAAGTTCAGATCCGCACCACGCTTCGTCCCGGCAGGGCAGAGTACGCAGCTGATCATCGGTGCCACGCCCGACAGCGACAGGCAGATCCTCACCCTGGCCTCGGCACTTTATCGGCGCCCCTCTTTTAAACGAGTCTACTATTCCGGTTACATCCCGGTGAACAGGGGCGATAGCCGCCTGCCGGCTCTCGCCGCACCGCCACTGGTAAGAGAGAACAGGCTCTACCAGGCGGATTGGTTGATGCGTTTTTATGCGTTCAATGCCTCCGAAATTGTGAATGAGACTCACCCCGACCTGGATCTCGATGTGGACCCCAAGATGGGATGGGCACTGCGCCATCCGGAGTTCTTCCCGGTGGATGTCAACACGGCTCCCTACGAGATGATCCTCCGCGTGCCGGGCATCGGCGTGAAGTCGGCCAAGCTGATCGTGGTCTCACGCCGCTACGGGCGACTATCTATTCCACAGCTGAAGAAGATTGGGGTGGTGATGAAGCGAGCGCAATACTTCATCGTTAACCGCGAGCTCCCAATGCAGACGGTCAACGAACTCACGCCCCAGTATGTACGGCGACAGGTGACACAAAAGCAGAAGAATCGGGCGGCTGCCTTGTTGCAGTACCCCATAGAGTGGGGGGAGTGA
- a CDS encoding amidinotransferase: MQTTSKLLMVRPARFDFNEETAQNNYFQQASDSESVSEKAVEEFDTFVRLLRSNDVDLTVVQDSPEPWTPDSIFPNNWFSSHITGELVLYPMFAENRRKERKREVLELLRRKMNHRKVVDLTHWEGKNEFLEGTGSMILDRDMRVAYCCRSPRTSEKVLAEFCSRMNYDALLFDAVDAQGNAIYHTNVMMEVGTQVAVICLEAIRDEGERQMVVSRLTAAGKIIVEITLDQVTHFAGNMLEIKSRSGQPLMVMSASARRALTPEQERIITTFSRILSAELRTIETHGGGSARCMLAEIFC; encoded by the coding sequence ATGCAAACAACCTCAAAACTGCTAATGGTACGTCCTGCCCGTTTTGACTTCAACGAGGAGACGGCACAGAACAACTATTTCCAGCAAGCTTCCGACAGCGAATCAGTATCGGAAAAGGCTGTGGAAGAGTTCGACACCTTTGTACGGCTGTTGCGTTCCAACGACGTGGATCTGACGGTGGTGCAGGACAGCCCGGAGCCCTGGACACCTGACTCCATCTTTCCCAACAACTGGTTCTCCTCACACATCACCGGAGAGTTGGTGCTCTACCCAATGTTTGCAGAGAACCGCCGGAAAGAGAGGAAACGAGAGGTGCTGGAACTGCTGCGCCGGAAGATGAACCACCGCAAGGTGGTGGACCTGACCCATTGGGAGGGGAAAAACGAGTTCCTGGAGGGTACCGGAAGCATGATCTTGGATCGCGACATGCGGGTAGCCTATTGCTGCCGCTCGCCCCGCACCTCGGAGAAGGTGCTGGCGGAGTTCTGTTCGCGGATGAACTACGATGCCCTGCTTTTTGATGCGGTCGATGCACAGGGGAACGCCATCTACCACACTAACGTGATGATGGAGGTGGGTACACAGGTGGCAGTGATCTGCCTGGAGGCAATCCGCGATGAGGGGGAGCGACAGATGGTGGTGTCAAGGCTGACTGCTGCCGGGAAGATCATCGTGGAGATCACCCTCGACCAGGTTACACACTTTGCCGGAAACATGTTGGAGATCAAAAGCCGCAGCGGACAACCGTTGATGGTGATGTCGGCATCGGCACGAAGGGCCCTGACACCTGAACAGGAGAGGATAATCACCACCTTCAGCCGCATTCTCTCTGCTGAGTTGCGGACCATTGAGACGCACGGCGGGGGTTCAGCACGCTGCATGCTTGCGGAAATATTCTGCTGA